In Nicotiana tabacum cultivar K326 chromosome 11, ASM71507v2, whole genome shotgun sequence, a single window of DNA contains:
- the LOC107817901 gene encoding uncharacterized protein LOC107817901 isoform X1 gives MAELCFSMDAAVKTEEEFERLPLKQRLKLLLASKRLLESSNVVQSSIDTFVKKEDEQCDSQNLHLAYSVQQEKLQSLVLQQNITGHVQQCFLQTGAKMNTLQNHMNLSAEKVDTVESTPLQLSLSPLFPINVKVECAENSTVNSSSDLVNVSSTADGKEINSKKPDDLLDDLDFVVLKDRQRILQSRKELCPKTSILEEDKPSNFSSVLMNDTTPRSAGIVNGQRRPTKVIGNGSHELHRISNHSSVEVGGLSSTDPQVSKMGHHCQTDQLSDSGNATELLGNGRRTLSKQQESSRGLELSSFNRKSKFSSPISDLVHVKVEPVDNNMVETTAKNGSGTMPHCSTTLVKTEIGIANDSSGDELDHMLLRERMKLFSSRAVPSFEIGRVAECSRKIVSSVSDCTPISSLPAKPLRVSRPRKRKRTATESVEVAMEEDAPGLLQVLLEKGISVDEIKLYGENESNEPLDDLTSEDSFSELEAVISKLFSQRQSLLKLAPLQCTKGEKASYCLACLFSLVEQARYLHFRKWPVEWGWCRDLQSFIFVFERHNRIVLERPEYGYATYFFELVDSTAIDWQIRRLVTAMKLTSCSRVNLIENRTLTVGEELSEGEARVLMAYGWVPNTGLGTMLNYCDRVCHDRKTEKDISEWRSKIGQMLIDGYNGGSLVRKTVDLSVALNCPQIKLELD, from the exons GTCTTCAATTGATACCTTCGTGAAAAAGGAAGATGAACAGTGTGATTCGCAG AATCTACATTTGGCTTATTCGGTTCAACAAGAGAAGCTACAGAGCTTGGTGCTGCAACAAAATATTACTG GTCATGTGCAGCAATGTTTCCTACAAACTGGAGCAAAGATGAACACACTTCAGAATCATATGAATCTTTCTGCAGAAAAAGTTGATACTGTTGAAAGTACTCCACTTCAACTGTCATTATCACCACTGTTTCCCATCAATGTGAAGGTTGAGTGTGCTGAGAATAGCACAGTGAACTCATCCAGTGACCTTGTCAATGTTTCATCTACTGCTGATGGGAAAGAAATCAATAGCAAGAAACCTGATGACCTTTTGGATGATCTTGATTTTGTTGTGCTGAAAGATAGGCAGAGAATTCTGCAGTCAAG GAAAGAGCTATGCCCAAAGACGTCAATTTTAGAG GAGGATAAACCTTCCAACTTTTCCAGTGTACTCATGAATGACACAACTCCTCGAAGTGCTGGGATAGTAAATGGACAGCGTCGTCCTACTAAAGTGATTGGTAATGGTTCTCATGAACTTCATAGGATTTCTAATCATTCAAGTGTGGAAGTTGGAGGCTTGTCTAGTACAGATCCTCAAGTTTCTAAGATGGGGCATCACTGTCAGACAGATCAGTTGTCTGACTCTGGAAATGCAACGGAACTTCTAGGAAATGGAAGGAGAACGCTTTCCAAACAACAAGAATCAAGTCGTGGACTAGAACTTTCTTCTTTTAATAGGAAGAGCAAATTTAGTTCTCCTATATCGGACCTTGTACACGTCAAGGTTGAACCTGTGGATAACAATATGGTTGAAACCACTGCAAAGAATGGAAGTGGTACTATGCCCCATTGTAGCACCACTCTGGTGAAAACTGAAATCGGAATTGCCAATGATTCTTCTGGAGATGAACTGGATCATATGCTGTTACGAGAGCGAATGAAGCTATTCTCTTCGAGAGCGGTTCCTTCATTTGAGATAGGTAGAGTTGCAGAGTGCTCAAGGAAAATAGTTTCTTCTGTCTCTGATTGCACACCCATCTCATCATTGCCGGCTAAACCACTGAGGGTTAGTCGGCCACGGAAACGAAAGAGAACGGCCAC AGAGTCAGTTGAAGTAGCAATGGAGGAAGATGCTCCTGGACTCTTGCAG GTATTACTAGAAAAAGGCATATCTGTTGATGAGATTAAGCTGTACGGAGAAAATGAGAGTAACGAGCCTCTTGATGATTTGACCTCTGAAGACAGCTTCTCAGAGCTTGAAGCTGTTATATCAAAG CTTTTCTCCCAGCGACAGTCATTGTTAAAGCTAGCTCCACTCCAGTGTACAAAAGGTGAAAAAGCTAGCTATTGTTTGGCTTGTCTATTTTCACTTGTTGAGCAG GCACGGTATCTACATTTCCGAAAGTGGCCTGTTGAATGGGGTTGGTGCCGAGATCTCCAATCATTTATTTTTGTCTTCGAAAGGCATAACAG GATTGTGCTTGAGCGTCCTGAATATGGCTATGCAACGTACTTCTTTGAACTGGTGGATTCCACCGCTATTGATTGGCAAATCAGGCGATTGGTAACTGCTATGAAGCTTACTAGCTGCAGCAGGGTCAACCTAATCGAGAATAGAACACTGACG GTTGGAGAAGAGCTGAGTGAAGGAGAAGCAAGAGTATTAATGGCATATGGTTGGGTACCTAACACCGGTCTTGGGACGATGCTCAACTACTGTGATCGAGTTTGCCATGACAGAAAGACAGAGAAAGATATCTCGGAATGGAGGTCGAAAATTGGGCAGATGCTTATAGATGGATACAACGGCGGTTCACTAGTACGAAAAACTGTGGATTTAAGTGTTGCTCTGAACTGCCCTCAAATCAAGTTAGAACTAGATTAA
- the LOC107817901 gene encoding uncharacterized protein LOC107817901 isoform X2: protein MNTLQNHMNLSAEKVDTVESTPLQLSLSPLFPINVKVECAENSTVNSSSDLVNVSSTADGKEINSKKPDDLLDDLDFVVLKDRQRILQSRKELCPKTSILEEDKPSNFSSVLMNDTTPRSAGIVNGQRRPTKVIGNGSHELHRISNHSSVEVGGLSSTDPQVSKMGHHCQTDQLSDSGNATELLGNGRRTLSKQQESSRGLELSSFNRKSKFSSPISDLVHVKVEPVDNNMVETTAKNGSGTMPHCSTTLVKTEIGIANDSSGDELDHMLLRERMKLFSSRAVPSFEIGRVAECSRKIVSSVSDCTPISSLPAKPLRVSRPRKRKRTATESVEVAMEEDAPGLLQVLLEKGISVDEIKLYGENESNEPLDDLTSEDSFSELEAVISKLFSQRQSLLKLAPLQCTKGEKASYCLACLFSLVEQARYLHFRKWPVEWGWCRDLQSFIFVFERHNRIVLERPEYGYATYFFELVDSTAIDWQIRRLVTAMKLTSCSRVNLIENRTLTVGEELSEGEARVLMAYGWVPNTGLGTMLNYCDRVCHDRKTEKDISEWRSKIGQMLIDGYNGGSLVRKTVDLSVALNCPQIKLELD from the exons ATGAACACACTTCAGAATCATATGAATCTTTCTGCAGAAAAAGTTGATACTGTTGAAAGTACTCCACTTCAACTGTCATTATCACCACTGTTTCCCATCAATGTGAAGGTTGAGTGTGCTGAGAATAGCACAGTGAACTCATCCAGTGACCTTGTCAATGTTTCATCTACTGCTGATGGGAAAGAAATCAATAGCAAGAAACCTGATGACCTTTTGGATGATCTTGATTTTGTTGTGCTGAAAGATAGGCAGAGAATTCTGCAGTCAAG GAAAGAGCTATGCCCAAAGACGTCAATTTTAGAG GAGGATAAACCTTCCAACTTTTCCAGTGTACTCATGAATGACACAACTCCTCGAAGTGCTGGGATAGTAAATGGACAGCGTCGTCCTACTAAAGTGATTGGTAATGGTTCTCATGAACTTCATAGGATTTCTAATCATTCAAGTGTGGAAGTTGGAGGCTTGTCTAGTACAGATCCTCAAGTTTCTAAGATGGGGCATCACTGTCAGACAGATCAGTTGTCTGACTCTGGAAATGCAACGGAACTTCTAGGAAATGGAAGGAGAACGCTTTCCAAACAACAAGAATCAAGTCGTGGACTAGAACTTTCTTCTTTTAATAGGAAGAGCAAATTTAGTTCTCCTATATCGGACCTTGTACACGTCAAGGTTGAACCTGTGGATAACAATATGGTTGAAACCACTGCAAAGAATGGAAGTGGTACTATGCCCCATTGTAGCACCACTCTGGTGAAAACTGAAATCGGAATTGCCAATGATTCTTCTGGAGATGAACTGGATCATATGCTGTTACGAGAGCGAATGAAGCTATTCTCTTCGAGAGCGGTTCCTTCATTTGAGATAGGTAGAGTTGCAGAGTGCTCAAGGAAAATAGTTTCTTCTGTCTCTGATTGCACACCCATCTCATCATTGCCGGCTAAACCACTGAGGGTTAGTCGGCCACGGAAACGAAAGAGAACGGCCAC AGAGTCAGTTGAAGTAGCAATGGAGGAAGATGCTCCTGGACTCTTGCAG GTATTACTAGAAAAAGGCATATCTGTTGATGAGATTAAGCTGTACGGAGAAAATGAGAGTAACGAGCCTCTTGATGATTTGACCTCTGAAGACAGCTTCTCAGAGCTTGAAGCTGTTATATCAAAG CTTTTCTCCCAGCGACAGTCATTGTTAAAGCTAGCTCCACTCCAGTGTACAAAAGGTGAAAAAGCTAGCTATTGTTTGGCTTGTCTATTTTCACTTGTTGAGCAG GCACGGTATCTACATTTCCGAAAGTGGCCTGTTGAATGGGGTTGGTGCCGAGATCTCCAATCATTTATTTTTGTCTTCGAAAGGCATAACAG GATTGTGCTTGAGCGTCCTGAATATGGCTATGCAACGTACTTCTTTGAACTGGTGGATTCCACCGCTATTGATTGGCAAATCAGGCGATTGGTAACTGCTATGAAGCTTACTAGCTGCAGCAGGGTCAACCTAATCGAGAATAGAACACTGACG GTTGGAGAAGAGCTGAGTGAAGGAGAAGCAAGAGTATTAATGGCATATGGTTGGGTACCTAACACCGGTCTTGGGACGATGCTCAACTACTGTGATCGAGTTTGCCATGACAGAAAGACAGAGAAAGATATCTCGGAATGGAGGTCGAAAATTGGGCAGATGCTTATAGATGGATACAACGGCGGTTCACTAGTACGAAAAACTGTGGATTTAAGTGTTGCTCTGAACTGCCCTCAAATCAAGTTAGAACTAGATTAA